TATGCTCATTGGGGCTGGCGCCGTAGAGCGTGTCGAAGGCGTTGCGCGGCAGGCGCAACGCTTCGGCGAGGCTGCGCAGCAGCTCCAGCGCCACCCGCGTCATCTCCTGCTGCCAGCGGGTCACCACGGCGCGTAGCGCCGGCAGCGCCGCCGGCCACTGATTCGGCCCCTGCATACGCTGCCAGGTCGGGGAGTCGGGCGTGACGGGAAGCGCTTCGCGGTCTGCGCCGATATCGAACTGTTCACGGAAATCGGGCTGGCTGCGGGTGATCTCTACACCGGAGAGGTTGTAGCCGCGGAAGTGGGGCGAGTTGGCCATCGTTACCTTCAGCTTCTCCTCCTGCGGCAGGGCGAAAAAGTCGCGGGCGACGCGCTGCACTTCATCCAGCAGCGTCTGGTCGATATCGTGGTTGATCAGGTAGAAAAAGCCGGCATCGCGCGCGGTACGTCCCAGCGCATCAATCGCCTGCGCGCGCTGCGGCGTCTGGCGGGTAAGCTGCGCGAAATCGATCACCGGCAGCGCTAAGGAGGAATGGCTCATGGCATTAACTCAGGTGGCATTGGTTAACATCACAGTGCCATTCCGCCCGGCGCTTACCTACCAAGATATTCTGCTATCGATATGCAAAGCCTGGCATTTATTCCGCCCGGCGCGGCAGTGCGCCGCCCGCGACCGGGGCGGCGACGGGAGTCAGTTCTGTTCGGAGACCAGCACCGCCATGGTGTCCGGCGCCAGCGCGCGGAACAGGTGCGGCTCATCAGCCGGGTAGGAGATGTAATCGCCGGGGTTCAGCTCCACCGGCGAGGCGGTCAGCCCCACCAGCGCGCGTCCTTGGGTGATAATAATATGCTCTACCGACCCCATCGGGTGAGGATGGGAGAGACGCTCCGAGCCGGGCTGGACGATCAGCAGATAAACATCGCGCCGCGCGCCGGGCGGGCAGGTAGCGAGCAGAATCGCCTTATAGTCAGCCAGCTCTGCCGTCACCGTCGGCCCCTCGCCGCGGCGGATCACCTGCATCTTATTCGTTTCCGGCTCCATCAGCCGGGCAAAAGGGATATTCAGCGCCACACAGAGCGCCCACAGAGTCTCCAGGCTGGGATTGCCGTTGCCTGCCTCCAGCTGTGACAGGGTCGATTTAGCGATGCCGGCACGGCGCGCCACTTCCGCCAGCGACAGCCCGGCGCGCTGACGTTCGCGCGCCAGCCCGCTGGCGATAATCTCGATAGGTTGATTCATAAGCGACCTGTATTTTATATAGAACGATCGTTCGTCTTGAAAAACGATCCGCAGGCGTTCATTATAACGAATCATCGTTCATTATGGGATAAGGCTATGGCAAAACGTGACGCTCCGCTGAGCAAAGAGGTGATCAAGGGGATCGTGCTGGTCTGCCTGGCGGACGCGCTGGTCGGGCTGTCGTATGGATCGCTGGCCGTCGCGCAGGGGTTTCCGCTGTGGGTGCCGCTGGCGCTTTCGCTGCTGGTGCTGGCCGGCGCGTCAGAATTTATCTTTATCTCCATCGTCGCCGGCGGCGGCAGCCCGTTTACCGCCGCAGCGGCGGGGCTGCTGGTCAACG
This DNA window, taken from Mixta gaviniae, encodes the following:
- a CDS encoding helix-turn-helix domain-containing protein; the protein is MNQPIEIIASGLARERQRAGLSLAEVARRAGIAKSTLSQLEAGNGNPSLETLWALCVALNIPFARLMEPETNKMQVIRRGEGPTVTAELADYKAILLATCPPGARRDVYLLIVQPGSERLSHPHPMGSVEHIIITQGRALVGLTASPVELNPGDYISYPADEPHLFRALAPDTMAVLVSEQN
- a CDS encoding isopenicillin N synthase family dioxygenase, which produces MSHSSLALPVIDFAQLTRQTPQRAQAIDALGRTARDAGFFYLINHDIDQTLLDEVQRVARDFFALPQEEKLKVTMANSPHFRGYNLSGVEITRSQPDFREQFDIGADREALPVTPDSPTWQRMQGPNQWPAALPALRAVVTRWQQEMTRVALELLRSLAEALRLPRNAFDTLYGASPNEHIKLIRYPGRAAGQSRQGVGAHKDSGFLTLLLQDDQAGLEVELTPDNWVAASPLPGAFVVNIGELLELATNGYLRATVHRVVSPQADRERLSIAFFLGAQLDAVVPVYQLPPSLAQLAQGPASDPLNPLLREVGWNYLKGRLRSHPEVAQRFYPEHTSS